One part of the Pseudomonadota bacterium genome encodes these proteins:
- a CDS encoding diguanylate cyclase: MVRKEKNILVVDDSESIRGLLGSILHGEGYQNINFAGSAEEAFKLLGLDSSDHKYLDVDIILLDIVMPGMSGIEALRKIKSIDFFADVPVVMVTKVSEMKVLEEAFSAGAMDYIVKPAAETEFLSRVRSFLKLKHEMDERKAREKELLEVTDQLTRANNTLKRLSYIDGLTGVGNRRYFDELFGKEWGRARRESCHMGLILLDVDFFKVFNDQYGHQTGDECLKKVARKISSQLKRPVDFVARYGGEEFAVVLPQTDQAGVLFVAEAIRKGIAAIDFRDEHAEKIKGITVSMGAGSIVPGKGQSGDDFLQAVDSALYQAKKNGRDRVEIMTGFASPENAE; this comes from the coding sequence ATGGTTCGAAAAGAAAAAAATATTCTGGTCGTCGATGACTCCGAGTCGATCCGTGGTCTGCTGGGTTCAATCCTGCACGGTGAGGGATATCAGAATATCAATTTCGCCGGATCGGCCGAAGAGGCTTTCAAGTTACTGGGTCTTGATTCCTCCGACCACAAATACCTCGATGTGGACATCATCCTGCTCGATATCGTCATGCCAGGCATGAGCGGGATCGAGGCGCTGAGGAAAATAAAGAGTATCGATTTTTTCGCGGATGTTCCGGTGGTGATGGTCACCAAGGTTTCCGAAATGAAAGTGCTTGAAGAGGCCTTTTCCGCCGGGGCCATGGATTATATCGTCAAACCGGCAGCCGAAACCGAATTCCTCTCCAGAGTCCGTTCCTTCCTGAAACTGAAGCATGAGATGGATGAGCGCAAGGCCCGGGAAAAGGAACTGCTTGAGGTGACCGATCAGCTCACCAGGGCCAACAATACTTTAAAGAGACTTTCCTATATCGACGGCCTGACCGGGGTCGGGAACCGCCGGTATTTCGATGAGCTGTTCGGCAAGGAATGGGGCAGGGCCCGGCGTGAATCGTGCCACATGGGACTGATCCTTCTGGATGTGGATTTCTTCAAGGTTTTTAACGATCAATACGGGCATCAGACCGGCGACGAATGTTTGAAGAAGGTGGCCCGGAAAATATCTTCCCAGCTGAAAAGACCGGTCGATTTTGTTGCCCGTTACGGAGGCGAAGAATTTGCGGTGGTTCTTCCTCAGACCGATCAGGCGGGGGTTCTTTTCGTGGCCGAGGCCATCCGGAAAGGGATCGCCGCAATTGATTTTCGGGATGAGCATGCAGAGAAAATCAAAGGGATTACGGTCAGTATGGGGGCGGGTTCGATCGTGCCCGGGAAGGGTCAGAGTGGTGATGATTTTCTGCAGGCTGTCGACAGCGCCCTCTACCAGGCGAAGAAGAACGGTCGTGACCGGGTTGAAATAATGACGGGGTTTGCCTCGCCGGAAAACGCAGAATGA
- a CDS encoding 8-oxo-dGTP diphosphatase has product MSYQPIIGSLGYILSPDRRQTLLVHRNARAGDDHFNKYNGLGGKMMPGEDIMSCMKREIREEAGIECLETTLRGTINWTGFGPSGEDWLGFIFRIDSFSGCPRSSNEEGTLGWHNISDLKNLPMWEGDRFFLPLVFDHDPRIFHGYMPYRKGRPVGWEYQRV; this is encoded by the coding sequence ATGAGTTATCAACCGATCATCGGATCCCTAGGTTATATCCTCTCCCCCGACCGTCGGCAGACCCTGCTTGTCCACCGGAACGCCCGCGCCGGTGATGATCACTTCAACAAGTACAACGGTCTGGGCGGCAAGATGATGCCGGGTGAAGATATCATGAGCTGTATGAAAAGAGAGATCAGGGAGGAAGCCGGGATCGAATGCCTGGAAACCACCCTTCGCGGCACCATAAACTGGACAGGTTTCGGGCCGTCCGGAGAAGACTGGCTGGGGTTTATATTCAGGATCGACAGCTTCAGCGGCTGTCCGCGCAGCAGCAACGAGGAGGGAACTCTCGGCTGGCACAATATTTCCGACCTAAAAAATCTGCCGATGTGGGAAGGCGACCGTTTTTTTCTGCCTCTGGTCTTCGACCATGACCCCCGGATCTTTCATGGCTATATGCCGTACCGTAAAGGCCGCCCGGTGGGCTGGGAATACCAGAGAGTGTAA
- a CDS encoding cytochrome c yields MLRIFSLFALITMVFSCLPGNTMATPKERYDEVTQTCRFLDFYNSGWVSEGSKIFTQSCKNCHFQGNDKGAPFLYSESKTMKGWNRVFATRYPACAASGAWDGISKEDLIKVNDYLFRNAANTYDANDADDCG; encoded by the coding sequence ATGCTGAGGATCTTTTCCCTTTTTGCCCTGATCACCATGGTGTTTTCTTGTCTGCCTGGAAACACCATGGCAACCCCGAAAGAGCGGTACGATGAGGTGACCCAGACCTGCAGGTTTCTTGATTTTTACAACAGCGGCTGGGTGAGTGAAGGAAGCAAAATATTTACTCAGTCATGCAAGAACTGCCATTTTCAGGGAAACGACAAGGGAGCGCCGTTTCTGTACAGTGAATCAAAAACCATGAAAGGCTGGAACCGGGTCTTTGCCACCCGTTATCCGGCCTGTGCCGCGAGCGGCGCCTGGGATGGAATCAGCAAGGAAGATCTGATCAAGGTCAACGACTATCTCTTCAGGAATGCCGCCAACACCTATGATGCCAACGACGCTGATGATTGCGGGTGA